Proteins from one Corynebacterium testudinoris genomic window:
- the glpX gene encoding class II fructose-bisphosphatase, which translates to MNVRHPETPDRNLAMELVRVTEAAALASGRWVGRGMKEEGDGAAVDAMRQLINSVNMNGVVVIGEGEKDEAPMLFNGERVGNGEGAEVDIAVDPVDGTTLMAEGRPNAISIIAAAERGSMYDPSAVFYMNKIAVGPEAAGTIDIEAPVAHNINAVAKAKGILPADVTIVVLDRPRHIELIADIRRAGAKVRLISDGDVAGAIAAAQDSNSIDMAMGIGGTPEGIITACALKCMGGEIQGKLWPTDDAEAGRAREAGLDVNQALGINDLVSSDNCYFAATGVTNGDMLRGVSYRASGATTRSLVMRSKSGTVRYVESRHQLAKLQEYSVVDYSKEPHA; encoded by the coding sequence ATGAATGTACGACACCCAGAGACCCCGGATCGTAACCTCGCGATGGAACTGGTCCGCGTCACCGAGGCAGCTGCACTCGCCTCCGGTCGCTGGGTCGGCCGTGGCATGAAGGAAGAGGGCGATGGCGCCGCAGTCGACGCCATGCGCCAGCTCATCAATTCGGTGAACATGAACGGTGTCGTCGTCATCGGTGAAGGCGAAAAGGACGAAGCGCCGATGTTGTTCAACGGCGAGCGAGTGGGCAACGGCGAAGGCGCCGAGGTCGACATCGCCGTTGACCCGGTCGACGGCACCACCCTGATGGCGGAGGGCCGCCCGAACGCCATCTCCATCATCGCCGCCGCCGAGCGCGGTTCCATGTATGACCCGTCCGCCGTGTTCTACATGAACAAGATCGCCGTCGGCCCCGAAGCCGCCGGCACCATCGACATCGAGGCGCCCGTCGCCCACAACATCAATGCCGTGGCCAAGGCCAAGGGCATCCTGCCTGCCGACGTCACCATTGTCGTCCTCGATCGTCCCCGCCACATCGAGCTCATCGCTGACATTCGCCGCGCCGGAGCCAAGGTCCGCCTCATCTCCGACGGCGACGTCGCCGGTGCCATCGCCGCTGCCCAAGACTCCAACTCCATTGACATGGCCATGGGCATCGGTGGCACCCCCGAAGGCATCATCACCGCCTGCGCCCTCAAGTGCATGGGAGGAGAAATCCAAGGCAAGCTCTGGCCGACCGACGACGCCGAAGCAGGTCGCGCCCGCGAGGCCGGCCTCGACGTCAACCAGGCCCTCGGCATCAACGACCTCGTCTCCTCGGACAACTGCTACTTCGCCGCCACCGGTGTCACCAACGGTGACATGCTCCGCGGCGTGTCCTACCGCGCCAGCGGCGCCACGACCCGTTCCTTGGTCATGCGCTCCAAGTCGGGCACCGTGCGCTACGTCGAATCCCGCCACCAGCTGGCCAAGCTGCAGGAATACTCCGTGGTCGACTACTCGAAGGAGCCGCACGCCTAA
- a CDS encoding DUF4245 domain-containing protein: MAAAEKPRIYQGGWDMMLSLGIIIIAMIVVVGTTGLCSYEPGAPESGPVREVDAESFMGMEARATNFPVRLPENPEGWMTNSARRSMIDGTQAPVVGWVTADRGYIALTQTMLPLDDAVKNIDSDFRELSRTEDIAGQEVRIYHSDESDVRDLWAVDMGDVRLLFTGAGSQEEFRTIIAATINSAPLPSA, from the coding sequence GTGGCTGCAGCGGAAAAACCTCGGATTTATCAAGGCGGATGGGACATGATGTTGTCCCTCGGCATCATCATCATTGCGATGATTGTGGTGGTTGGCACGACGGGTTTGTGTTCCTATGAGCCCGGGGCCCCGGAGAGTGGCCCGGTCCGGGAGGTCGATGCGGAGTCCTTCATGGGTATGGAGGCCCGGGCGACGAATTTCCCCGTCCGCTTGCCGGAGAACCCGGAAGGGTGGATGACCAATTCCGCCCGTCGGTCGATGATTGATGGTACTCAGGCCCCGGTGGTGGGCTGGGTGACCGCTGATCGTGGGTACATCGCGCTGACGCAGACGATGTTGCCGCTGGATGATGCTGTGAAGAACATCGACAGTGATTTCCGGGAGCTTTCCCGCACCGAGGACATTGCCGGGCAGGAGGTGCGGATCTATCACTCCGATGAGTCGGATGTGCGAGATCTGTGGGCCGTCGATATGGGCGATGTCCGACTGCTGTTCACGGGCGCTGGCTCCCAGGAGGAGTTCCGCACCATCATCGCGGCGACGATTAATTCCGCGCCGCTGCCGTCTGCTTAA
- a CDS encoding exodeoxyribonuclease VII small subunit: MNDNTVGTGQAGDDAFPGVETLSYEQARDELIETVKILELGQMGLDESLKYWERGEALAKRCEEHLDGASQRVEEALATSAE, from the coding sequence ATGAACGACAACACCGTAGGAACTGGTCAGGCCGGAGACGATGCCTTCCCGGGCGTGGAAACCCTGTCATACGAGCAGGCGCGAGACGAGCTCATCGAGACGGTTAAGATCCTCGAGCTCGGCCAAATGGGCCTGGACGAATCTCTGAAATACTGGGAGCGCGGCGAAGCACTGGCCAAGCGCTGCGAGGAACACCTCGATGGTGCCTCCCAGCGAGTGGAAGAGGCACTGGCCACCTCAGCCGAGTAG